The segment GTACGTCGTCCGGCGGTGATCGGAGGGCCCATGCAGCTCACCATCACCATCGACGGAGACGAGATATCGACCACCGCGTTCGGCACGGACGAGGTTCAGGAGGCCATCGACGTGGCCGAGCCCGCTCCCGAACGGTTCCGTGGCTTCGACGCGGAGGACGAGGTCGTCCGGGACGCGCTACCCGCGCCCGCCCGATTCCAGCCGTCTCCGTAGCGCGAAAGAGGTCCCTTCAGCCGGGGGTCCTACGTGCCAGTGACTGGCACTCCGGCGTCAGGCGGGGCTCGTAGCCGAGGCCGGCGGTCCGCAGGAGATCCGAAGACGTCGCCCGGCTGCGGCGGGAGCTCTCCCGGGACGTTCGTAACGACGACGTCCGCAACGTACCGGAACGCCGCTTCAACACGCTTTTTACCCGCGGTCGACTCCTACCGACCATGGCTGACTTCCAGGTCGTCGTCTCGGATCCCGAGACCGGCACGACCTACCAGCGTGACGTCGACGGACAGGACGCGAACCGATTCCTCGGCATCGACCTCGGCGAGGAGGTCGACGGCGACGCGGTCGGACTCCCGGGCTATACCCTCGAACTCACCGGCGGCTCCGACGACGCGGGCCGACCGCTGCGATCGGACGTCTCGGGGCCCGCCCTCAAGCAGATCCTGCTGACGGGCGGCACCGGCTACAAACCCCAGCGCGACGGGGAGCGAAAGCGCGTTACCGTCCGTGGTCGCGAGATCAGCGAGGAGGTCGCACAGATCAACGCGAAGATCAGCGCCCACGGCGAGGAGAGCGTCGAGGAGCTCTTCGGCGGCGACGAAGACGAGTAACCCTTCTAATGGACCGGATCGCGAGCGACAACCCCGCGATCGAGACGCGACGGGCGACCGTCGCACGCCACGGCGGCACGCGGAAACGCGTCGAGATCCCCGGCAACGATCCGACCGGCGAGGTCGTCCGGCTCGTCCTCGACGGGACGATGTACCACGCCCGGATCGAGGGCGGGTTCGCCGACGCCGATCCCCACGTCGCCGGCGCGTACGAGACGCCCGAGATGGCTCGCTCCGGCGACGGCGCCGAACATCTCCAGGCGTGGCTCGACGCGGCGAACCGCTCGCCCGGTAGCACCGTCCTGCTCGACGTGATCGAGCCCGAGTTCGCCTACGGACTCCGAGAGCCCGGTGAGGAGGTCGTCTACGACGCGATCGAGAAGCCGCGCGACAGCCTGGCCTCGATCGCCCGCGACCTGGAGGAGATCGGATGAGCGAGAGCAAGCGCGAGGAGTTCCTGGCGGGCGAGCGGCCCGACGACGTGGCGATCTACCTGGCCGAGGGCGTCGTCGACGATCCCGACGCGCTCTCGGCGTACGGCGAGCGACTCGACGATGGCGTGCTGCTGGTCGTCCCCGGTGAGAGCGGGCGAAACGCCTTCTCGACGGCCACCGGGAAGGACGCGATGGCGTTCGCGAAGGAGGCGATGGGCGAGGAGGGCGAGATCGACGCCGACCTCACCGGCGGGCGCTGTCCCGCCTGTGGCGACGAGGAGATCCGTATCGTCTTCGCGTTCGCCGAGGAGCCGAACGAGGAGGTCGGCGGGATCTACGCCGAGGGTACGGTGATCCACGCCTACGCCCAGTGTGCCTGTGGCACCGCCTTCTCACAGCGCTGGGTCGCCGGCGAGCGTTGATCCCGGTGTTCGGCCCGAACCGCTCGCGGCCGCAGGCCTGATACGAGTCCGGGAAGTAGTTCCGTCAATGGCTTCCTACGAGACCACGGAGACGACCCGCGGCTTCCTCCTCTCGGGACGCGAGTGGAAGGTCGTCGGCCTCGCCACGGGACTGATGTCGCTCAACGTGCTCCTGATCTACGTTCTCGTCGCGACGCCGCTGGCGGTCGTCAACGAGTACCTCTTCTCGGCGCCGATCCTGGGCGTGCTCGTCTACGGGGCGGCGCTGATGGCCGGCGAGTGGGTCGCGGAACGCGGCATCGAGGACGGCAACTCGGCGCTCGCGTTCGGCGGGATGGCGCTCCTCCAGCTCGCGTTCGGCACGTTCGGCGCGGGCGTGCTGTCCTTCCTCTCGCGGGGGCTTCACGTCCCGGCGATCGCCATCACGGCCGTCGTGACCGGGGTACTGACGCTCGTCATCGCGACGTACGTCTACGCCCGCTCGAAGGACTTCGATGACTGGGGTACGTACGCGACCGTCTCGTTCGTCGGCGGTCTGATCGCCATCGCGATCGGCACGTTCGTTCTTCCCGTACTGCTCCTGGTCGGGTTCGTCCTGGTCTTCCTCGGGTTCCTGTTTCGCCTGGGCTGGGAGATCTGGCGCGTGCGCGAGCGCCGTGCTCCCGTCGCGCTCCAGGCGATCGGCGTCTACATCGCCGTGATGGGCGTGTTCGTCCACGTCCTACAGATCGTCGTTCGGATGCTCGCCCGCCGCGAGTGAACCCGGCGGGCCCACCACTGCTGGGCCCGCTACGTTTTTGACCACACGGTCGGAGGGAGCGGCATGACGGCACGCATCCGGCTTGCGTTCGAGGAGGACGCCGCAGCGATCCGTCGAATCTACGTCCCGATCGTCGAGGAGACGACGATCTCCTTCGAGACCTGCTCGCCTACCGAGTCGGAGATCACGGATCGGATCGCCTCGACGCTCGAGCGATACCCGTGGCTCGTCTGCGAGACGGGCGGGGAGGGGAACGGACGAGAGGTCGTCGGCTACGCTTACGCCGGCACACACAGGAGCAGGGACGCCTACCGGTGGTCGGTCGACGTCTCGGTCTACGTCGATCCCGACCATCGTCATCGGGGGATCGCCCGTGGCCTCTACACCTCGTTGTTCGCGCTGCTCCGTTGACAGGGGTTCTTCAACGCCTACGCGGGGATCGCGCTGCCGAACCCCGCCAGCGTGACGCTCCACGAGTCGATGGGGTTCGAGCCGGTGGGCACCTACCGAAAGGTGGGCTACAAACGCGGCGAGTGGCACGACGTGCGCTGGTATCAACGACGGATCGGGGAGCACTCGAAGGAACCCGAACCCCCGATCGGGCTGCCGGACGTGCGCGACTCTCCCGAGTGGGATCGCGCGCTCGCGAGCGGCGAATCAGTCCTCGGCTTCTGAGTCCGGCGCCGAGTCCGTCTCCTCCGGCTCCCTCGACTTGGCCTCCTCGTCCGCTCCCTCCGTCTCCTCCGGTGCGAGCGTTCGGAACGCGTCGAGGATCACCTGTTTGGTCACCGCGCCGCGGGTCGTCCAGTGGTGGGCGTAGTCGAGCATGTCGTCGTAGACGTCGGGCTTGCAGCCTGCGGCCTTCGGGTGGCCGCCGCCGCCGACCTGGCTCGCGACCTCGTGACACCGCTCGAACGCGTCGCTGCCCCGGATCGACGCGCTGCCGGCGGGCTTGACGATCACCGAGGCGTCGGCGCCCCGCTCGCGCATCGCCTCGGCGACCTCGTTCTGCGAGCACCGCCCGTAGGTGACGCCGACCGTCCAGGGGCCGATTTCGCGGGTCTCACCGCGTTCGACGGCCAGATCGATCAGCGCCTCCTTCTCGACGCGGCGCTCGGCGAGGTAGTCGAGGACCTCCTCGGGGAGGTCGGGGCCGTGTTCGATCACGACCTCGACGTACTCCTCGGGCTCCGACCAGTAGGAGAAGTCGGCGAGGTCGTCGCTCCGGGGGTCCTCCCGGATCCAGAGGTCGTGGTCCCGGGTGACGGCGGCGAGCTCGACCAGGTGGCGGGGTATCTCCTCCTCGAGCGCCCGGACCGCGACGTCGGCGGTACACTCCTCGTCGCTGTCGCCGACGACGAGCTCCGCGCCCGCCTCGCGGACCGCCGCAGCGACGTCGTCGTCCCACTGGTGGTGGTCGAACCACCTGACGGAGTCGGCGACGTAGACGGCCGCCTCCAGCTCCTCGTCGACGTACTCGTAGCGGTCGGGACAGAGGTCGCAGACGAACAGCTGCAGGTTCGGCTCGCCGTACTCCGCGACGCGGGCGAGCGAGTCCTCGATCTCGTGGGGGCTCGTCGGCAGCAACACGACCTCGCCGTAGAGTTCGCGGAGGATCGCGACGCAGGCCAGACCGTCGGCGTCGGGGTCGGCGATCACCGCCACGGAGGCTCCCGCGAGCGCCTCCTCGGCCTCGGCGTCCGCGGCGGCCTCCTCGAACTCGTCGGGGTAGAAGAAGCCCTGACCCGGCAGCACGGATCGCCGGGACAGCGACAGCGTCTCGTCGTCGATGAGGGTCTCGTCCATGTCCGTGACTCGGTGCCGATACTGAAAGCGTCCGCGATCCGCTACCGGCCGTCCTCGTCGAGCTGTCGCACCGTCAACACCGGGACGGGGCAGGTGCGCACGACGCCCTCGGCGACGCTGCCTAGAAGCAGGCGGTTCTCGCCGTGGCGGCCCCGCGTCCCGGTGGCCACGAGGTCGGCGTCGTGTTCGCGTGCGTAGGTGTCGATCTCCGTGATGGGGCGTCCCTCGCGGACGGCGGTGAGCACCTCGCGATCGGTCCGCCCCTCGAGGGTGTCGAGCGCGCGTTCGCCCTCGGCCTCGAGGGCGTCCCTGAGATCGTCCTTGAGTGCGTCGGGCGAGGCGTCGACCTCACCCGAGTCGACGACGTACAGCGCGTGGACGGTCGCGTCGAAGCGCTCGGCCAGATCGAGCGCGACGCCGATCGCTCGGGAGACGCTCTCGGAGCCGTCGGTGGCGACGACGACGGTGTCGAACATGGAGGCGATACCGCGGCGGACGGAATAAACTCCCCGGTGGGTGAGCGGGTGGGTTTTTGGGGAGCGACGACCCAGAGATGAGCATGACAGACGCGACCCCGTCGATCGAGACCGTCCTCGTGCCCGTCGACGGCAGCGAGGAATCGATCACGGCCGTCGAGTACGCCACCGCGATCGCCGAGAAGTACGACGCGAGCCTCCACGTCCTCTACGTGCTGGGCGAGGAGGTCGTTCGCGGGATCGAGACCGACACGATCGACCGCGAGGCCGTCGCCGACGAGGCGGCCGCCTTCGTTGACGTGACTGCGGAGATCGCCGACGAGGCGGGCGTTCCGGTCACGAGCTCCACCGCCTACGGCTTCTCGACCACGCAGAAGACCCGCCACCCCGGAAGCGCCATCCTCGACTGTGCGGAGGACGTAGACGCCGACTTCATCGTCGTCCCGCGCGAGCCCTCGCCCGACGAACCCGGCGAGATCCTCGAGCGAGCGGCCGAGTACGTCCTGCTGTACGCGAGCCAGCCGGTCCTCTCGACCTGACGACGGTCGACCGGATCAGTTCAGCCGCAGCGTCATCTCGAGCTCGAAGTTCTCGACCGAGCACCGCTCGAACCCCACCGACTCGTAGACGTGCACCCCGGCGTGGTTCCACCGCTCGACGGTGAGCCACACCTTCTCGACGCCCTCACGCTCGCCGTGGCCGAGCAGTCCGCGAATGAGCTTCGTGCCGATGCCCGCGCCCTGGTAGTCCTGATGGACGAAGATCGCCAGCTCCACGGCGTCGTTGTCGTCGGGGACGAGCGTCGCGTGACCCACGACGCGCTCGCCCTCGAGCGCCACGACGTCCTGGCCCTCATTGAGGATCGTATCGAGCCAGCTTCGGATCCGCGACTCGCGAGCCGGCGGGAGCCCTTGTGCACGGTCCGCGGGGTCGAAGGTGTCGTACATCTCGACGAGCGCGTCGAAGTGTTCGTCCTCGTAGACCCGAACTTCGATATCGCGGTCCTCTGCGTCGGTGAAGGTGATCGGTGGTGTCTCGTACGGTCCCGCGACCTCGTCGGGGTAGTCGTACTCCGGCATTTTAGCGAACCAGCGTGACGGTGGTCTCGGCGTTCAACACGACGAACTCCGCGATCGAGCCGACGCGGATCTTCCCCATCGGGCTGCGCTCGCCCCCGCCCAGAACGATCTGATCGTACTCGCCGCTGTCGGCGATCTGGACGAGCATCGCGCCGGGATCACCCTCGACGTGTCGGATCTCCGGATCGAGGTCGTACTCCGAGAGCCGTTCGATCACCTTCTCCTCGATCTCCTCGGGGGTCAGCTCCGTGTCGGGGTTCTCGAGGATGGCGACCGTCAGCGAGTCGCCCGCGCTCGTCGCGCGCTCGGCGGTCCGGCTGAGCGCGTGCCAGGAGTCGTCGGTGCCGCCGATGCCCAGGAGCAGCTTCATGGCGCGCGCTTCGGGATCTCTTCGCAAAAGCCTACCGGGACGGGCGATACGCTTTTCCTCGCGGCTCCGAAAGCCACTCCATGCCCGAGCCCTCCGGCCCCAACGCGGACGAACGCCCGCCCTCGGACGGCGAACGGACTGACCTGAACGACGCCGGAATCGACGAGTCCCCGCAGACCTCGGAGGACGAAAACTCGGCGGATCCTCGCGACTCTTCCGAACCGTCGGACGACCGGGAGACTCCCGACGACGGTGACGACTCCACTGGGTCGTCAGCCCGTCAGGCCGTGCCTGACGCCGGTGACGGATCGAGCGATCCGTCGGCCCGTCAGGACGTTCCTGACGACGTTCGAAGCTACGCTCGATTCACGAAGATGGACGGGGCGGCCTACGACCGGGTCAACGGCTTCCTCCGCGATCGGACCTACGTCACCGCCCGCGAGTGGGCGATCGCACGGCTGTGTGCCGACTTCCGCACCGAGACCGGCGTCGAGATGACGAAGATCGGCGAAAACCTCCCCGAACTCGTCCCCTTCATGACCGACACGTACAGCCCGCAGGCGGTCAACCAGGCGCGCGCCTCCTTCGAGGAGAAGGTCACGAAGTCCGGCGCGACGTTTCTCTACGGTGCCATGTCGGGGTTCTTCACCGCCGAGGAACTCGACGAGCTGATGTACGAGGCCACCGAGGTCGCGAAGTTCCTCCTGGAGATCGAGGGTGCCGACCTCACCGTCGAGGAGGAACTCGACGTCGAGGACCGCATCTCCGAGGTGATGCGCGACGTCCGTCGCTCGAGCGAGCGGCTGCGCGCCGAGGAAACCGGCCACGGCCACGAGAACTGCCCGCACTGCGGTGGCGACCTGACCGAAACGGACGCCGACGACTGAGTTTCCGGCCGACCTACTCCTCTTCTTCGAACAGCGTCGTCGGATCGAGCGGTTCCTCGATCGTCAGGTCGTCCCAGCCGACGCTCCCCTGTTCAAGGATGTTCTCGACGCTCATCTCGGGGGCGCCGAACACCGTCTGGACCGCGAGCGGCAGACTCTCGTCCGGTTCCGGTTCCTCGAAGTCGTCCTCGCCGACGACCAACCGCATGACCATTCCGAGGAAGAGATGTGGGAGGCAGAACAGGTCGTAAACGCCCGGTACGTCGAACTTGTACAACCAGTGCTCCTCGGCCATGTACGGCGGTGACGTGAATGGCGGGGCGTCGTCCGGAATCCGCTGGGGAACCTCGAAATACGCCGGCTCGGAGAACCGCGGGGTCATCGCGGTCACCGTATGAAGGCTCTCCTCCGGCGGGGAGACGTTGTAGAAATCGACGACGTCCCCGGTGTCGATGCTCAGTCCGACCGGATCGAAGAGGTACTCCGGGAAGTCCTCCTGGGGGTGTTCGTGGTCGCCGTGTGCGACCCCCGGCTGGATGTCCGTCTCCTCCGAGGGTGCCTCTTGGAAGAGGACGTTGCGCGGTTCGATGTCCAGCTCGACGACGTGATCCGGCTGGGTCGGCCACTCGCCCTCGTCGTCGCCGGCCAGTGCCGTATAGCCCGAGAGGCGGTCGATACACGGCGGACACCAGCAGTCGCCCCTCTCGCCGTTTCCGCCCGAGCCGTGTTCGCTGGCCGCGCCGACGCTCGCGAACGTCGACAATGCCGATCCGGCACCGACCGCCTTCAGTACGGTTCGACGACGACGGTCGAACGATCCCTCGTTGTGCTTGTCTTGCTCTGACATGCGATTCGCGGCTCGACGAGTCTTTTATTAACTATTATGTAGATAAAGCCATCAGCGAAACCGGATCGTTCTTTCCTCCTGGTCGGTCTACCCGCCATTCCGGGGTCGAATCTGGGGTTCTCCCGCCACCGAAACGTCTCGGACCTTCGACCGGACCCGATCGAGCGTGGCGGCCTAACGGGTCGTTATCGACCGCGGACGGACTTCGGCGTCGGCAGTAGGAGAGGCACGGATGCCGCCGAGTGGCCCCGTTCGGTCGTGTGGCACTCGAACGGCGGTTTCGTAGCAGGAGGACTCGCGAGAAGCAGGACCGCCGCCCGCGCTGCGAGGAGGACCTCGGGACGTCCGCTCGCCTCCGATCGGTTCTACGGAGAACGAATCGGGACGGCCACACGTCCTGACTCCACGGCTCCGTCGGTTCCTCGAATCGCCGTCGGTGGGTGGTGCTCCACTACCCTCCGGACTCCCGAATCCGGTAACGGATCGGTCACTGGGCGGACGAGGAGAACGATCGATCCGCGACCGGGGCGGAGCGCGAGTGTTGATAGCAGCTCAGTCCTGCGAGCGGCACGATCGCCTCACACGGCGATCCGTCCTTGCAGCTGCGCCCGCAGACGAACTTTCCCTCCGCGTTCGTCGGCGTCTCCCTCGACATGATCCGTCTCCTCCCTCTTCACATTAGACACGATTATTAATGAACGTTACGACGTGGGCGGCGACGGTCGTTCAGTGCCGGCATTCTTCACTGCTCAGGCCGGAAGATCGAGGGGTCGTCGTGCGAGAAGACGACCGTCTCGCCGTCCAGTTTTCTCAGGTAGGTCCGAAACGAACCCTCCTCGGTCGCGCGTTCGAACGTCTCCTCGGTCTCCTCACGGTCGTAGTACGCCGGGAAGACCACCGCCGTCTCGTCCTCCGGATCGCGCATGACGACCACCAGGAGGACGACGTCGCCCTCCTCGCGGGCGTAGACCTCCGAACTCGGGAACGAGAGCCCCCGTTCCTCGACCAGCG is part of the Halalkalicoccus sp. CG83 genome and harbors:
- a CDS encoding universal stress protein; this translates as MTDATPSIETVLVPVDGSEESITAVEYATAIAEKYDASLHVLYVLGEEVVRGIETDTIDREAVADEAAAFVDVTAEIADEAGVPVTSSTAYGFSTTQKTRHPGSAILDCAEDVDADFIVVPREPSPDEPGEILERAAEYVLLYASQPVLST
- a CDS encoding DHH family phosphoesterase, which translates into the protein MDETLIDDETLSLSRRSVLPGQGFFYPDEFEEAAADAEAEEALAGASVAVIADPDADGLACVAILRELYGEVVLLPTSPHEIEDSLARVAEYGEPNLQLFVCDLCPDRYEYVDEELEAAVYVADSVRWFDHHQWDDDVAAAVREAGAELVVGDSDEECTADVAVRALEEEIPRHLVELAAVTRDHDLWIREDPRSDDLADFSYWSEPEEYVEVVIEHGPDLPEEVLDYLAERRVEKEALIDLAVERGETREIGPWTVGVTYGRCSQNEVAEAMRERGADASVIVKPAGSASIRGSDAFERCHEVASQVGGGGHPKAAGCKPDVYDDMLDYAHHWTTRGAVTKQVILDAFRTLAPEETEGADEEAKSREPEETDSAPDSEAED
- a CDS encoding GNAT family N-acetyltransferase, producing the protein MPEYDYPDEVAGPYETPPITFTDAEDRDIEVRVYEDEHFDALVEMYDTFDPADRAQGLPPARESRIRSWLDTILNEGQDVVALEGERVVGHATLVPDDNDAVELAIFVHQDYQGAGIGTKLIRGLLGHGEREGVEKVWLTVERWNHAGVHVYESVGFERCSVENFELEMTLRLN
- a CDS encoding cupredoxin domain-containing protein, with translation MSEQDKHNEGSFDRRRRTVLKAVGAGSALSTFASVGAASEHGSGGNGERGDCWCPPCIDRLSGYTALAGDDEGEWPTQPDHVVELDIEPRNVLFQEAPSEETDIQPGVAHGDHEHPQEDFPEYLFDPVGLSIDTGDVVDFYNVSPPEESLHTVTAMTPRFSEPAYFEVPQRIPDDAPPFTSPPYMAEEHWLYKFDVPGVYDLFCLPHLFLGMVMRLVVGEDDFEEPEPDESLPLAVQTVFGAPEMSVENILEQGSVGWDDLTIEEPLDPTTLFEEEE
- a CDS encoding DUF7112 family protein, whose translation is MDRIASDNPAIETRRATVARHGGTRKRVEIPGNDPTGEVVRLVLDGTMYHARIEGGFADADPHVAGAYETPEMARSGDGAEHLQAWLDAANRSPGSTVLLDVIEPEFAYGLREPGEEVVYDAIEKPRDSLASIARDLEEIG
- a CDS encoding DUF5806 family protein, yielding MPEPSGPNADERPPSDGERTDLNDAGIDESPQTSEDENSADPRDSSEPSDDRETPDDGDDSTGSSARQAVPDAGDGSSDPSARQDVPDDVRSYARFTKMDGAAYDRVNGFLRDRTYVTAREWAIARLCADFRTETGVEMTKIGENLPELVPFMTDTYSPQAVNQARASFEEKVTKSGATFLYGAMSGFFTAEELDELMYEATEVAKFLLEIEGADLTVEEELDVEDRISEVMRDVRRSSERLRAEETGHGHENCPHCGGDLTETDADD
- a CDS encoding DUF7529 family protein, producing MRGPDRAAQVASAYWETLTGEAEAIAEEFEEDGWETLVVHPGSVTAVHEHDRCGLDVLIPGNEYEPLAALVEERGLSFPSSEVYAREEGDVVLLVVVMRDPEDETAVVFPAYYDREETEETFERATEEGSFRTYLRKLDGETVVFSHDDPSIFRPEQ
- a CDS encoding universal stress protein; protein product: MFDTVVVATDGSESVSRAIGVALDLAERFDATVHALYVVDSGEVDASPDALKDDLRDALEAEGERALDTLEGRTDREVLTAVREGRPITEIDTYAREHDADLVATGTRGRHGENRLLLGSVAEGVVRTCPVPVLTVRQLDEDGR
- a CDS encoding 30S ribosomal protein S6e, which produces MADFQVVVSDPETGTTYQRDVDGQDANRFLGIDLGEEVDGDAVGLPGYTLELTGGSDDAGRPLRSDVSGPALKQILLTGGTGYKPQRDGERKRVTVRGREISEEVAQINAKISAHGEESVEELFGGDEDE
- a CDS encoding universal stress protein; amino-acid sequence: MKLLLGIGGTDDSWHALSRTAERATSAGDSLTVAILENPDTELTPEEIEEKVIERLSEYDLDPEIRHVEGDPGAMLVQIADSGEYDQIVLGGGERSPMGKIRVGSIAEFVVLNAETTVTLVR
- a CDS encoding DUF5807 family protein; the encoded protein is MSESKREEFLAGERPDDVAIYLAEGVVDDPDALSAYGERLDDGVLLVVPGESGRNAFSTATGKDAMAFAKEAMGEEGEIDADLTGGRCPACGDEEIRIVFAFAEEPNEEVGGIYAEGTVIHAYAQCACGTAFSQRWVAGER